A genomic region of Elephas maximus indicus isolate mEleMax1 chromosome 10, mEleMax1 primary haplotype, whole genome shotgun sequence contains the following coding sequences:
- the EMC4 gene encoding ER membrane protein complex subunit 4 isoform X2 produces MNLFIMYMAGNTISIFPTMMVCMMAWRPIQALMAISATFKMLESSSQKFLQGLVYLIGNLMGLALAVYKCQSMGLLPTHASDWLAFIEPPERMEFSGGGLLL; encoded by the exons ATGAACCTCTTCATCATGTACATGGCTGGCAATACTATCTCCATCTTTCCTACTATGATGGTGTGCATGATGGCCTGGAGACCTATTCAGGCACTTATGGCCATTTCAGCCA CTTTCAAGATGTTAGAAAGTTCAAGCCAGAAATTTCTTCAGGGTTTGGTTTACCTCATTGGGAACCTCATGGGTTTGGCATTGGCTGTTTACAAGTGTCAGTCCATGGGACTGTTGCCTACACATGCATCAGATTGGTTAGCCTTCATCGAGCCCCCTGAG AGAATGGAGTTCAGTGGCGGGGGATTGCTTTTGTGa